A region from the Ammospiza nelsoni isolate bAmmNel1 chromosome 1, bAmmNel1.pri, whole genome shotgun sequence genome encodes:
- the LOC132075475 gene encoding feather beta keratin-like encodes MLGHVEGSAKAEENSGVIQGHGTRLSRPSRTSIKADPEPLSLTHFSRLHPLLLLPNTLHTTPMACYNICQPCGPTPLANSCNEPCALQCQDSHVIIDPSPVLVTLPGPIMTSFPQNTAVGSTSSAALGTELNAQGQPISGGFGGFGYGLGYGRGFGYGLGGLGCYGRRGYGYIC; translated from the exons ATGTTAGGGCACGTAGAAGGTTCAGCCAAAGCTGAGGAGAACTCGGGTGTCATCCAAG GCCATGGGACAAGGCTGTCCCGCCCATCCAGGACCAGCATAAAAGCTGACCCAGAGCCTCTCTCCCTCACACACTTCTCCAGACTCCATCCGCTCCTGCTTCTTCCAA ACACCCTCCACACCACACCCATGGCCTGCTACAACATCTGCCAACCCTGCGGACCCACCCCGCTGGCCAACAGCTGCAacgagccctgtgccctgcaatgccaggaTTCCCACGTCATCATCgacccttcccctgtgctggtcaccctgccaggacccatcatgacctccttcccccagaacaCCGCCGTCGGATCCACCTCCTccgctgctctgggcactgagctcaatgcccagggacagcccatctCTGGCGGATTTGGTGGCTTTGGTTATGGCCTTGGCTATGGCCGTGGGTTTGGCTATGGGCTGGGAGGCCTGGGCTGCTATGGCAGAAGGGGCTATGGCTACATCTGCTAA
- the LOC132075341 gene encoding feather beta keratin-like, whose product MPGKDCCLQNPQGHGTRLSCPSRTGRKVSPEPLYLKNFCILLLLIPLSLPGTLHTTPMACYNRCSPCGLTPLANSCNEPCALQCQDSRVIINPSPVLVTLPGPIMTSFPQNTAVGSTSSAALGTELNAQGQPISGGFGGFGLGYGLGGLGCYGRRGYGYIC is encoded by the exons ATGCCAGGCAAGGACTGCTGCCTCCAAAATCCCCAAGGCCATGGGACAAGGCTGTCCTGCCCATCCAGAACCGGCAGAAAAGTCAGCCCAGAGCCACTCTACCTCAAAAACTTCTGTATCCTTCTGCT cctcatccctctctctcttccagGCACCCTCCACACCACACCCATGGCCTGCTACAACCGCTGCAGTCCCTGCGGACTCACCCCGCTGGCCAACAGCTGCAacgagccctgtgccctgcaatgccaggaTTCCCGCGTCATCATCaacccttcccctgtgctggtcaccctgccaggacccatcatgacctccttcccccagaacaCCGCCGTCGGATCCACCTCCTccgctgctctgggcactgagctcaatgcccagggacagcccatctCTGGCGGATTTGGTGGCTTTGGCCTTGGCTACGGCCTGGGAGGCCTGGGCTGCTATGGCAGAAGGGGCTATGGCTACATCTGCTAA
- the LOC132075208 gene encoding feather beta keratin-like, whose translation MPQGHGTRLSRPSRTCIKASPEPLSLTHFSRHLLLCRLQGTLHTTPMACNSLCRPCGPTPLANSCNEPCALQCQDSRVIIDPSPVLVTLPGPIMTSFPQNTAVGSTSSAALGTELNAQGQPISGGFGGFGGFGYGHGFGYGLGGLGCYGRRGYGSIC comes from the exons atGCCCCAAGGCCATGGGACAAGGCTGTCCCGCCCCTCCAGAACCTGCATaaaagccagcccagagcctctCTCCCTTACACACTTCTCCCGACACCTTCTCCTGTGCAGACTACAAG GCACACTCCACACCACACCCATGGCCTGCAACAGCCTCTGCCGTCCCTGCGGACCCACCCCACTGGCCAACAGCTGCAacgagccctgtgccctgcaatgccaggaTTCCCGCGTCATCATCgacccttcccctgtgctggtcaccctgccaggacccatcatgacctccttcccccagaacaCCGCCGTTGGATccacctcctctgctgctctgggcactgagctcaatgcccagggacagcccatctCTGGTGGATTTGGTGGCTTTGGTGGCTTTGGCTATGGCCATGGATTTGGCTACGGCCTGGGAGGCCTGGGCTGCTATGGCAGAAGGGGCTATGGCTCCATCTGCTAA
- the LOC132075541 gene encoding feather keratin-like, translating to MRESRSQPRQKGISNERTAASKIPQGHGTRLSHPSRTSIKAGPEPLSLKHFFSSLLLLLLSLPGTLHSTPMACNNICRPCGPTPLANSCNEPCALQCQDSRVVIQPSPVLVTLPGPIMTSFPQSTAVGSTSSAAVGSELSVQGQPISGGFGGFGYGLGYGRGFGYGLGGLGCYGRRGYGYIC from the exons ATGAGAGAATCGAGGTCACAGCCCCGGCAAAAAGGGATcag TAACGAAAGAACTGCTGCCTCAAAAATACCCCAAGGCCATGGCACAAGGCTGTCCCACCCATCCAGGACCAGCATAAAAGCCGGCCCAGAGCCTCTCTCCCTCAAACACTTCTTCTCaagccttctcctcctgct CCTCTCTCTTCCAGGCACCCTCCACTCAACACCCATGGCCTGCAACAACATCTGCCGTCCCTGCGGACCCACCCCGCTGGCCAACAGCTGCAacgagccctgtgccctgcaatgccaggaTTCCCGAGTTGTTATCCAgccttcccctgtgctggtcaccctgccaggacccatcatgacctccttcccccagagcACCGCCGTCGGATCCACCTCGTCGGCTGCCGTGGGCAGTGAGCTcagtgtgcagggacagcccatctCTGGCGGATTTGGTGGCTTTGGTTATGGCCTTGGCTATGGCCGTGGGTTTGGCTACGGGCTGGGAGGCCTGGGCTGCTATGGCAGAAGGGGCTATGGCTACATCTGCTAA
- the LOC132075282 gene encoding feather beta keratin-like, whose product MSNFLFYCVVPEVPRAAASKIPQGHGTRLSRPFRTSIKAGPEPLSLTHFSSSLLLLLISLPGTLHTTPMACYNRCSPCGPTPLANSCNEPCALQCQDSRVIIDPSPVLVTLPGPIMTSFPQNTAVGSTSSAALGTELSVQGQPISGGFGGFGGFGYGLGGLGCYGRRGYGYIC is encoded by the exons ATGTCCAACTTCTTGTTCTACTGTGTAGTTCCTGAAGTG ccaagagctgctgcctcaaaAATACCCCAAGGCCATGGGACAAGGTTGTCCCGCCCCTTCAGAACCAGCATAAAAGCCGGCCCAGAGCCTCTCTCCCTCACACACTTCTCCTCaagccttctcctcctgctga TCTCTCTTCCAGGCACCCTCCACACCACACCCATGGCCTGCTACAACCGCTGCAGTCCCTGCGGACCCACCCCGCTGGCCAACAGCTGCAacgagccctgtgccctgcaatgccaggaTTCCCGCGTCATCATCgacccttcccctgtgctggtcaccctgccaggacccatcatgacctccttcccccagaacaCCGCCGTCGGATCCACCTCCTccgctgctctgggcactgagctcagtgtgcagggacagcccatctCTGGGGGATTTGGTGGCTTTGGTGGCTTTGGCTACGGCCTGGGAGGCCTGGGCTGCTATGGCAGAAGGGGCTATGGCTACATCTGCTAA
- the LOC132070308 gene encoding feather beta keratin-like: MACNSLCSPCRPTPLANSCNEPCALQCQDSRVIIDPSPVLVTLPGPIMTSFPQNTAVGSTSSAALGTELNAQGQPISGGFGFGLGYGLGGLGCYGRRGYGSIC, encoded by the coding sequence ATGGCCTGcaacagcctctgcagtccctgcagacCCACCCCACTGGCCAACAGCTGCAacgagccctgtgccctgcaatgccaggaTTCCCGCGTCATCATCgacccttcccctgtgctggtcaccctgccaggacccatcatgacctccttcccccagaacaCCGCCGTCGGATCCACCTCCTccgctgctctgggcactgagctcaatgcccagggacagcccatctCTGGCGGATTTGGCTTTGGCCTTGGCTACGGCCTGGGAGGCCTGGGCTGCTATGGCAGAAGGGGCTATGGCTCCATCTGCTAA